The Cryptococcus deuterogattii R265 chromosome 6, complete sequence genomic sequence TGAAATGCAGATAGTGGCGGGAGACGTCTTATATTTCTCGGCAATGGCGTTAATTTCGGGAtcagagaggagaggagcgTCTGAGAAATACAAATGTCAGTCGGATCGTTGGTGAGTTAAAGAATCCCTGCACGTTCAAACTCACTGGTAGATCCCAAGGGCGAATATGCCTCCAATAAAATACCCAAATCACGACAATACTTGACCAGCTTGTGctgagggaggaaggggtgaAGTTCAACTTGGTTGACGGCAGGTACGACCTTCcacgtcttcttcaattcctCGAGATAAGGAATAGACCAGTTGGCAACACCGATGGCTCTGACTTTGCCAGAAGCGTAAACCTCCTCCATTTGGCGCCAGGTTTCAGATTGGTCCCAGTCTCGGTCGACTGAGCGAGAGCCATCAGGGTTGACAGGCaagaggggagaggacTCATTCTGTGATAGCAGACAAGAAATCATCAGTATCATGGTCCTTCAGGGGAATAGGTCTACCTACGGGAACGAGGCGAACAGGCCAGTGAATGAGCTGTAGTACCAGTCAGCAGTGAAAGCTAAAGATCGGAAAGAACTTACATAAAGATCGAGGTAATCGGTCTGCAAAGCCTCAAG encodes the following:
- a CDS encoding glycerol dehydrogenase, yielding MSVSTSFKLNNGVEIPAVGLGTWQAPPGQVQAAVAHALKNGYRHLDCALIYQNEAEVGEGIKESGVPRSEIFITSKVWNTHQPNVADGLRQTLEALQTDYLDLYLIHWPVRLVPNESSPLLPVNPDGSRSVDRDWDQSETWRQMEEVYASGKVRAIGVANWSIPYLEELKKTWKVVPAVNQVELHPFLPQHKLVKYCRDLGILLEAYSPLGSTNAPLLSDPEINAIAEKYKTSPATICISYQVNRGIVVLPKSVSPKRIEDNLKVISLKRKT